Proteins from one Bacteroides zhangwenhongii genomic window:
- a CDS encoding DUF1896 domain-containing protein, whose amino-acid sequence MNKNEKKRKELSYYHLYLRKHLQENRFEQAGDASFIETRADLAATAYEQARRGGYPIEGAQELAMQTLLKGLHHSKYAILREVITNEFAYEIPETQQEAFTAKLLPLVDNVFSIYDLSDDHFAQSLDYDLLYSELTGAVVLYLAEYGV is encoded by the coding sequence ATGAACAAGAACGAAAAGAAGCGGAAAGAGCTGTCGTACTACCACCTCTATCTGCGAAAACACCTTCAAGAGAACCGTTTTGAGCAGGCCGGTGATGCCTCCTTCATCGAGACCCGTGCCGACCTGGCCGCAACCGCCTACGAGCAGGCACGCCGTGGGGGCTATCCCATAGAGGGAGCGCAGGAACTGGCGATGCAGACCCTGCTGAAAGGGCTGCACCACTCCAAATACGCCATCCTGCGTGAGGTCATCACGAACGAGTTTGCCTACGAAATCCCAGAAACGCAGCAGGAAGCCTTTACCGCGAAGCTGCTGCCCTTGGTGGACAACGTGTTTTCCATCTACGACCTGTCCGACGACCACTTCGCCCAGTCGTTGGACTATGACCTGCTGTACAGCGAACTGACGGGAGCTGTCGTACTCTATCTGGCCGAGTATGGCGTTTAA